The sequence below is a genomic window from Lolium perenne isolate Kyuss_39 chromosome 4, Kyuss_2.0, whole genome shotgun sequence.
CTGCAGAATGGACCAAAATCGTAGACTTATTTAGCCGGAGTTATCTGTCTAGCAGTGAAGACACTAATGGACACTTCAAGATTCAGATGTGTCATTGGTGATTTAATTTAGGATCTAACAAGGACATTGGAAGAAAAAAAACACCCTAGTGATTGCAGGAGAATGCTCAATTGCTTAGCAGATGTGAATTATTTGGAATATTTCTACCTACATTGACTCATATTATTATGGTACACCTACTGTCAGGATATTGCATTTCTGCTTTAGAACTTCCGATGGAAACCTATCCAAGAATACCCAATAAGCGAAACTACCATCTGAATACACCTGGCCTAACATATTAAACTCAAAACATACTATGAAAACCAAGTCACCAAAAAACACATTTACTAAATGCCATAAAAAGCCAATACGAACCTCTGGGGCATATAAACATAGAACTGTGAAGCTACCAATGGCACAGCCGCGGGCACCAAATAAAAGGGCAGTTGTCCATAGCTCAGTCTGATGAAACACAAGTGGTCCAAGAAAACCACAGCATGCGAAGAGCAAGCACCACATTGTAGCTTTTCGGCCGAACCAGTCAACAAGAACAGCAGACACAACTAAACCCGGAAACTCTGATAGAATAGTAGAGTGATGAGTAAGTGATATAAACAGCAGCCGGTCACACTGTGAAGAAACGGACTTCTATATGCTACCTGCAAAACTTGTAATGAATGTATCTTTGTAAAGGTTGGCATCTTCTTCACTATTCACATATCCCAGCCCAGATGCGCAGCTACTATTTGCGTCACTCAGTTGCGAAGTCAGCAAGACTAGTCCATAATAAGCGAAGGAACTAGCGTAGAAAGCAAACCAAAGCAGAAGAGTTGATCTGCACAATTTCCGTGACAGTAGACTGCGCAATGCAACAGCACTACCAGATTTGGAGCTTATGGCATTATCATCTGCACACTCCTCTCTGACTGGAAGAAGATGATCTATCTCAGAGGTAAGAGCACTATGATCAACTTCGCTGTCTCGTTGGTATCTGAGAGTTCCAGGAGGAAGATCTGCCTGGTTTGTCCTAGCAATTCTCTCCAGAACAAGTGTTGCATCAGACATTCTATTTTGAACACATAGATAGCGTGGCGATTCTGGTGTAATTCCAAAGAAAGGAAGCAAGAGAAAACAAGGAAGGGCGGTCAAAGCTAGCAACCACCTCCAACTCAATGCTGATAAGACAACCTGCAGTAGGAATAAACTGTATAAGACTTCATTAATAGTTCAAAATATAAATTAGGAAGTATCAGTGTGATACCCATGCAAGCGAAGCCTCCAAGATTGTGCCAATAgtccaaaaaaaggaaaaaactatCATCCAAGTGCCACGATTTTGTGCAGGAACAAACTCCAAAAACCAAGACGAGAACACATGCCCGCCACCCACTCCTACGCCAACGAGAAATCGAAGAGCCATCAGACATAAATAGTTGGGAGACAAAGCACTGAGGAAACCCATCCCAGAAGTAAACAGAGTTGAACACAGTAAACCAGTCCTGAAACAAGAAAAATACAGTTCTGTTTAGGGGTTAATTTGGTACACCGTTGCAAGTTTTCAACTATAAACCCGTCCACCATATATAGTGCTGAACTTATTTTACAAGTCCAAAACAGACCAGTCATGCCGAAGTTGCATAATCGTAGATCAAGAATATCAGTCAAATTCAGAATAACAGAGTCTGCAGAACATTGTCAAATATAGAAATGGTTGTACTAGAAGACAGAAACATGGAAGCACTTACAAGAGTATATCCTTACCTTCGCCCATATGTGTCAGAAATATAACCCCAGGTACATGCTCCTATTAACATGCCAACGAACACTACACTTGAGAGTAGACTCTCATCCTGGGCGGAGACATTCCATTCCTCCCGAACCAATGGTCCAACAAACGACAACAGCATGAGTTCCATGGCTTCTGCAACCCAACCCATGCCTGCATAAGCAAGAACAAGAGCTTGGAATTTCCCAAATCCCATGGCTGCAAGCGCGTCATCCGTGGTGTATGTTTCCATGTTAGCAGTGGGTGTTGGTTCAGCCAATCTTGTATCGAAACTTGTTGTCATGTAATTATTTGCTTTGGTCTCAACCTCCAGCTGCAAATAGTACACACAAACAATAAGTACAAACTTAGAGATGCCAAATCATAAGTAGATTTACTGCATATATGAAGAGAACTGAAAGTTAAAAGAAAAatcgataaagagaatatattaatattaagaagataccaattacactcagTCTCTACAACCTCACATGGTATCAAGAACTAGGACATCAAGGATGCACAGAGCCAAAAAGATAAAAAAACAAAATAtagaaaaaaaaaaaaccatgCCAAAATGATTCGCGTCAGAAGAAAAAACAACATCTGCTGCAATGCACTGATCATAAGGCGCAGAGTCACTACTCACTACGCGCACGGTTCAGATGTGGAAATCGCCACGCAACAAAACTGTATTCTTGCAGTGAGCTATGAATCATGGTCTTCTCCCAATTCAAGATCCTCGCCTCTGCCGTAGCTCTACGATCTCAAACTCAACATGAGCAGTTGAGATAATCTGGACTTCCTAGCGCACCAGACATGACATGCCCGCCTCGGCCAGCACCATGGTAATCCCAATCGACATGTACAATGGTGCTGAAGAGAACAGAAAGTTAAATATGCGCCTAGAGTTTGCTTCTGCAGGATAAACAAGCAACAGTGAATCTACAAGCTCCAATTCATCTGAGGGTGATAGGAACAATGGCACGCCAGATCTAGTCCATTTTCGCTGCCCCTACTCACATTCAGTTTGGCGAACAGTCAAGCACTGCAAGTTGGACTAGGCTAGAAGACATACTGGATTTTATATAGAAGACAAAATCAGACAACAGATGCGCAGTTAGATTAAAAAAAAAGCCCCCGATAGTTATAGACTTCAGTACTAATAATGTTACTGTGGTGCATTTGAGATTGAATGAGTCGCCTGTATTTTTCAGGAAAATTAAAATGGTGGCAAATCTAATTATGAGGTCTGAACACAAGTAggtgagaagctgaagctgaggCGGCCTAAGTAGGTCTAAACTCAAGCGTCAGTTCTCCTGGATCTGTTTGTGGTATACTGGTGGATCTAATCACAACAGCAGCTGACATGGACCAACTAAGCTCAGAGAGAGCAGGTCCCATAACTGGATCGAATCGAAGAACAAAAGGATCACTGCTTGAAGATGGACCCTGCGTCTCGACGGCTCCCAGCACCGAGCTGCCGCAGTGCTCGAAAGTCGAAACCAAACGACAACCGCACGCACGCGAAGAGGAATAGCGTTGGTCCGTAAATCAAGCGACAAAGCATGGACAATTAGAGGCGAGTGGAGCACGTACGTACAGGAAAGGGAGGCCCGGACGGAAAGCAGCAACAGCGGCGGGGTCAGCAGCACCCGGCGGTAGAGGACGAGACGGAAACGAAAAGTGGGGAGGATTGAACGGCTTCTATTTATTTTTTAGAGAGAAATGAACGGAAAGTGAAGGACGGGACAAGCATATGAGAAAATAATTCTTAATAAGAGATAATTTTTTTTAAACTTTCTCATCTTTATTCTCTTTTACTCTAACTATGAAAATCTAACTTGGCAACTTTAAAAAGACTGGCCATTCCATGGTAACTTCAATAGCACCTAATTTTGCCCTCATTTGTTTGTTTCGTGAGACTATGGTCCAATCGACGCCCCAAACCGATTATCAGCATGGTCAATTTTGCCTCACTTTGACCTTAAATTTGGGTCCGATTAATGCCAAGCGGACACTATCCGCCCGCTAGTAGTACCGGCCATGTTTTCCACCCACTCCACACACTTTCTGCTCTCCCAAGTCGAGTCATCCAAATCGCAGACATCAAGGCTCGTGTCGACGCCAACAACTTGGCCTCCTAAGTCGCGCAACAAGCACTCGTCATTCTCAGAGAAGAACGGTCACCGAAGCCATGTCCTTCCAAATGGTGGTGAGCTTGGGATCCTTGGAAAACCACCCACCTTGAAGCAGTTCGCCCTTGCCTGTCATGTCATCGTCACCGCCAACATACAGGTACCTGCCGGAAAATGGCTCTTTCTTTAGACCACACCATAGATCCTCACGAAGCCTCTTCAAGTGTTGCAGTAGATGCACGAGCGAGCAAGGAACCAAAACAGAGGCGGAATATTTACAAATTATGCTCGGACCGACCATACGGTCGGGCGTTCTATGTACATCATGATCGACCATCTCGAAAGTGACCTGTCTATTGCCTCATGACTATCTGCATCGTATGTGCTAAGATATGTTGAATATGTGTAGCAGTTGTGTTATAGTTAGACCTGTAATTAAGGAAGAATTACATGTTCTAGCTAAACTCTTGTAGCCTGGTTTAATATATAAAGGCACCGGAAGTAGCTAAAATAGACTAGACACTGGTTGTAGTTTAGATGCAAGATCGAGTTTTCGAGACGGTTCAGCGCCCGTGGCAGGGACGCTAGGCCAACGTGGTGTTGTACAACTTATGTGTCTGTACACTTCGGTGGGCTTATCGTCAATGTTATTATAATAGTATTTGGGGAGGAGCATCTAACAAACATGCCTCGTAGCTGTGTTGCTAAATCTCGGTGTCGTGTTGTGATCACTTGTCTTTGATAGGTAGACTATGCGCCTCTATGTAAACAATATGCATACGGTGTGCATCATTGCGGATGCGGTGGAGTGCGGAATTACCAAACTTAGGAATGATAGATTAAGCAGGACGGTGGCGGTGTGACGAATTGTTGTTGTCCTCACTTGCCGCCGAAATAATTCACTCTGTTCCTTTGCCACTCGAGCTTGTGTTGAGCGCGCGTGCTAAGAAAATATCTTGTGTGTTTTAAGGGGGCATCTCTTGTGTTTCTTCTTTTTTCATGAAAGCGAATTTTGGAAGTTTAATTCGGCTTTCATGTGCTTATTCCCCCTCTACCAAAAACTAGTTAACGGTACATGCTTCGCATGTTGAGATAAATGTGTGATACTTAGtgatttttaaaattatttttaaGCAATATGCATACATTAACACACATCTCCGAGTGCTTTATGTTAACATATGCCTAGATATGATAATCTCTTGGCTTTTTTTGTCAAAGTAAATGTGTATAAATACTACTTTCACCATTTCATGATGATTTAATTTCCAGGACTGGCGGAAGTCAGACAACTTTAAGTTTGTCCAAGTTTGTACTCCGTAGAAAAATATATTGATGTATATAACGGCATTTTAGTTTCATTAGATTTGTTGTAAACTATATTTAGTACTACAGATTTGACATTATAGATATTTACCTATTTTTCTACAAATCCGGTCGCATTCTATTTTGTTTTTACTTAGGACAAACCTAATACTTTAATTGTCTTTTATCAGAGAAAATAAATTATAAGTATTTTAATTTTAAATACGATAAATGCATCCGTTCCACTTACTAAGAAATGATAATCGTATGAATCATAACTTTATAAAAAGGTGACAAATATGAGCAACTTACCCCGCGTTCCCATACAAAAATAATACTCCGATTTGAAGGTTGTTCATCGATAGAAATCAAAGAACTATTTGAACTTTGATTGCTCAAATTTTGTACAGTACATATAATGTAAAAAATATAAGTAAAAAATTGTGGTCTAATATTAGTAAGAAAGGTTTATAAAAAAAATACAAGCTACTTCATGTAAATATTTTCTGTTTCGTATTATATTAAATTATTTTTGTGCCTTTGCCGTGGCTGCGTGCATTTTTTTCATCATGCTGGCTCATCGCTTGATCAAACCAACGTTTTAGCTGGTCGCTAGTCCCGATAAAAAAAAAAGCTATCGTAGTGATGCATGGACGCTCTGTAATGTGAGAGAGCTAGAAAATTCCAGAGTGCGCATGACTGCACAAGATTATTTCATAAGGGTAAAAGTAGCATAAGAGCGAGTCAAGGGCTCAAGGCTCGAATCCTTGTCTCAGACCTTAAAAAAAAAATACCTACTGGAACACAGAGTACATATTATAGTCTGTACTTCTTCATTCTCCCCAGGGCAATCTCTTCAGCTGCACATGTACATGTCTCCCGCAACATGGCCCACAAGGTGCATGCACACATCTTTTAGTCAGAAAAGGAAAACGCGATGGTTCCAGACAGATCTCGAGCAGTTCATAAATCACTGTTCATAGCGAATCCAGCTGACGTTAGCCGTTAGATTTAACAATTCAACGGTTAGGATTCATCCTCCAACACATTTCAAAACTCGTACACTATATAggataagataagataagatgaagTATCTAAATTTTTTTACAGAAAGTTCTAAATTTATATCTCGATGATATATGTGCGTTCTTAAAGTTCCGAGAAAAACTGTTACTTCTTATGGTCTttgtaaaaaatagaaaaaatatcttatgaaaaactttatttttagcaatgaattttatcttttttacacatacAGCATGACAAGTCAATTTTCATGAAAAAAATGagatttttgtttcaattttttaatATTTCAAAATATGTTTAagatgtatttcaaaataaagggagtaaTTTTTGTTAGAGTACGTAAAGATTACTCCCTCCATTCTAAAATAATTTGCTTAATTTTTCCAAGTACTAATATATCTGAACTTTTATTATAGTACGGATGTATCTGGGATACTTATAATCAAAGCATGCAATTTTTTTATGGGTCGGGGTACATTTCTAGTTAGGCTGATTGCCAAACAAACGGGGAAACGAGACTCCCTTTTGGCCCATGTTGTATTAACATCATAAAATTGTATTAACATCATAAAATTGTATTAACATCATAAAAGAGGATCCCTAAAAAAAAGCATATAAGAGGAATCTGAAACCTGAGgacatgtttttctgaacataaaGACAGATATGAACAAGGGCAGAAAATTCTCAAAGGCGACTGTGGAGCAAATCCTCGCTCTTGCGGAAGGCAGACATGATTATATGACCATAGATGACTCCCTTAGCATGTAAAAATAGCATATACACTTTCTGGGTGTCGCTAATTTTGAACGGTGCCATATAGTTTGTGGATATGATTTACTCAACCGATAAAAAAAAACTGAAACATGTAGGATTTTCAACGGTGCCATATGGACGGTGCCATATGGATTTTCTTATGCCCAAGTCGACACCTTGAGCTGATGTCCCCGCATGAGATTTGACAAGGTTAGAGGGAATACAGATTAAATCACAATGTTGGCAAGTAGCCCAGACTTATCCCCTCACAGAAGACTGAACGGCCATGCCTTATTTCTGAAGCTCACATTATGTCTGCATTCTCGAAATTTCTTATTCATTTCAGATAATTAGATCTTTGTTAACGACCTAAACTGCGAGGTTTCAAGTTCCAATCCAGCTTATTGTACATTTTTGCATGCAGTCCACATCCAATCCAGCACTGACCATGGTCCTGCAACTCTTTTTTTTAAACAGAATTAACAAAGCCAACAACCGGTCAGGAGTACAAGGTATCAcgcaacaaagaaaaagaaaaaagaaaaaactggGGACACCAGCTAGAGATACAAGCCCAGGTGGTGAAGAGCTAAAGCCTACAACAAAGGAACATGCAGACCAGGGTCAGGCCCTAAACTACAAGCTCTCCGAGAACGCCCAAGACTTCAGCAAAACACCGGCGGCTCCCCGAGACGCCACTCCGCAGATCTGAAACCACGCAGGACTAGCACACTGAGCAGCATGTCAAGCAGAGGACCACCAACACCCCGAGAACTGGCTAACTACGCTAGTGAAGCcggcgaacctccagagctcgaaGGGGGAAACTTCATACCAGCGCCTCCAGGAAGGAAAATGGCGCTCCAACTCTGACTTCGACGCTTGGGACCAAATCAACATGAGAATTTAACAGTGAAAAATTGCCAGTTGACACTTAATCGCATTGAAAGAATTGATACATACATATACGTACATATACCGTAGTCCTTCTTTACAGAATGAGGACTTCACGGAATCAAGTCCAATTACATCCGAAACCCCAAAATATATTTTGAGGAATCTTCATTATCATATGCACTAAAATACTATACAATAATACTACTATACAACTAATGATCTGTACATAGCATTCATGCGCAGCAGCGTGATACATTATATGAATGGTGATGAATTGaagtgtttttttttttcttttgtaccATGAACCACCATCAGTTCATATCACGGCCCTTGGTTTCTACAGGGAACATCATGCAAGCTATTGCAGCTAGGCATAACACCACCTCAAACACAAGGATGGCTTCCATTTGATGGCAGCTTCTCAGCATCCCAACGGCTACAAGGGGGCAAACAATCCCACCGATTCTACCAATAGCATTAGCAATTCCAACACCAGTCGAGCGTACTGATGTCGGATATACCTAGACAGACATGAAAATAAATCAGCTCATAGGAAAACCgtgcttcaaaaaaaaaatcaactacAACTTTTTAGCAAGACTTCTTCAGATAAAAACTGCTCCAGTTATTTCTGAATCTCTGTTGTGACATTCAAACGTTCTCAGCTAAGAAAACTGGCCACTTAGCATAGCCAAAACCCTAAGATGGGCAGACCAGATGAGATAACTAACTTAGCTCGTCTGCAGAATGGACCAAAAATGTAGAATTCATTTAGCCGGAGTTATGTGTCTAGTAGGATGTCCGTTTTATTTACACAAGTGCTTCATAAAGACACTAATTGACACTTCAAGATTCAGATGGGTCATTAGTTAATTGATTTAATTTAGGATCTAACAACAAGGACATTGGAAGAAAAAGCACCCCAGTGATTGCAAGAGAATGCTTAGCAGTCGTGAATTGATTAGGAATACTTTCCCCTAAATTAGTACTATAATGGTACCTACAGTTAGGATCTTGTATTTATGTTTTTAACCCACCAAGGAGAACCTATCCAAATATCGAACGCTAAATATGGAAGTTCATATTTCTGGTGGTTAACACCTTGAATCCAATAATAAACTCCAGATTTGCAAATGAAAATGAAATTCAAATGGATGTTCTAGCTAGGAAAATATTTGTGTCCTCGTGCTTATATTAGTGTGCAAGCCTTCAATAGATGTTCTAGAAAGACCCTTCTCTTATGCAACTGAAGAGAATCACAATGTCACAGTATGATAGTGTAGCAGGAAGTCACCACATTGCAGTAAATTTAATAAGATTGATGAAATAGTAATGCTTTATCTGTGTTTTGGTTCTTTGACACCAGGGTATTTAATGAAATGTAAAACAGAGCTACAAAGACAATGAATACTCAAGCAGAACTACCATTtggatactctggccatttgtatGGATAAAATGTTGAATTGCAACTTATAGTGATACCAGATGGAAATTTTAACATGTTAAACTCAGCACACTGAAAATCAAGTCACGAAAGACCACATTTACTACATGCCTTAAAAAGTCGATACAAACCTCTGGAGCATATAAACATAGAACTGTGAAGCTTCCCATGGCACAAGCGCGGGCACCAAATAGAAGGGCAGTTGTCCATA
It includes:
- the LOC127293728 gene encoding organic cation/carnitine transporter 7 isoform X2 — its product is MGEGKDILLTGLLCSTLFTSGMGFLSALSPNYLCLMALRFLVGVGVGGGHVFSSWFLEFVPAQNRGTWMIVFSFFWTIGTILEASLAWVVLSALSWRWLLALTALPCFLLLPFFGITPESPRYLCVQNRMSDATLVLERIARTNQADLPPGTLRYQRDSEVDHSALTSEIDHLLPVREECADDNAISSKSGSAVALRSLLSRKLCRSTLLLWFAFYASSFAYYGLVLLTSQLSDANSSCASGLGYVNSEEDANLYKDTFITSFAEFPGLVVSAVLVDWFGRKATMWCLLFACCGFLGPLVFHQTELWTTALLFGARGCAIGSFTVLCLYAPEVYPTSVRSTGVGIATAIGRIGGIVCPLVAVGMLRSCHQMEAIVVFEVVLCLAAIACMLFPVETKGRHMN
- the LOC127293728 gene encoding organic cation/carnitine transporter 7 isoform X1: MTTSFDTRLAEPTPTANMETYTTDDALAAMGFGKFQALVLAYAGMGWVAEAMELMLLSFVGPLVREEWNVSAQDESLLSSVVFVGMLIGACTWGYISDTYGRRTGLLCSTLFTSGMGFLSALSPNYLCLMALRFLVGVGVGGGHVFSSWFLEFVPAQNRGTWMIVFSFFWTIGTILEASLAWVVLSALSWRWLLALTALPCFLLLPFFGITPESPRYLCVQNRMSDATLVLERIARTNQADLPPGTLRYQRDSEVDHSALTSEIDHLLPVREECADDNAISSKSGSAVALRSLLSRKLCRSTLLLWFAFYASSFAYYGLVLLTSQLSDANSSCASGLGYVNSEEDANLYKDTFITSFAEFPGLVVSAVLVDWFGRKATMWCLLFACCGFLGPLVFHQTELWTTALLFGARGCAIGSFTVLCLYAPEVYPTSVRSTGVGIATAIGRIGGIVCPLVAVGMLRSCHQMEAIVVFEVVLCLAAIACMLFPVETKGRHMN